A genomic segment from Bacteroidota bacterium encodes:
- a CDS encoding extracellular solute-binding protein — protein sequence MYRLALLLLCAGLLALSACQPPAEPSVSDAAPVVDADGPLVIYSGRSQSLIEPIVERFTADTGIEVQTRFGGTAEMAAALAEEGAQSPADLFWAQDAGGLGAVANLLAELPDSLLAMVPERYQSDDDTWLAVSGRARVLAYSPARADTASLPTSVLDLTDARFEGRVGWAPTNGSFQSFVTAMRQTLGDDSTRAWLDAMDDNGAVAYPRNSAIIEAIANGEVDYGLPNHYYLLRYQSEDPNYPVTQTTFADGDVGNLINIAGLGKLASSERPNAAATFIAYLLGDEAQAYFTEGTKEYSVTGGGTPDTVLGAAPAIDLNTLADLEATLDLLRDAGLL from the coding sequence ATGTACCGTCTCGCCCTGCTTCTGCTGTGTGCCGGGCTGCTCGCCCTGAGCGCCTGCCAGCCCCCTGCCGAACCCAGCGTCTCGGACGCGGCCCCGGTCGTGGACGCGGACGGGCCACTCGTCATCTATTCGGGCCGCAGCCAGTCCCTCATCGAGCCGATCGTGGAGCGCTTCACCGCCGACACGGGCATCGAGGTGCAGACGCGCTTCGGCGGCACGGCTGAGATGGCCGCGGCGCTTGCCGAGGAAGGCGCGCAGTCGCCCGCCGACCTCTTCTGGGCGCAGGACGCGGGCGGCCTCGGCGCGGTCGCCAACCTCCTCGCGGAGCTGCCCGACTCGCTCCTCGCGATGGTACCCGAGCGCTACCAGAGTGACGACGACACCTGGCTCGCCGTGAGCGGCCGCGCCCGCGTGCTCGCCTACAGCCCTGCGCGCGCCGACACGGCCAGCCTGCCCACGAGCGTGCTCGACCTCACCGACGCGCGCTTCGAGGGCCGCGTCGGTTGGGCCCCGACCAACGGCTCGTTCCAGTCCTTCGTGACCGCGATGCGCCAGACCCTCGGCGACGACTCGACGCGCGCCTGGCTCGACGCGATGGACGACAACGGGGCCGTGGCCTACCCGCGCAACTCGGCCATCATCGAGGCGATCGCGAACGGCGAGGTGGACTACGGGCTGCCGAACCACTACTACCTCCTCCGCTACCAGAGCGAGGACCCGAACTACCCCGTCACGCAGACGACCTTTGCCGACGGCGACGTGGGCAACCTCATCAACATCGCGGGCCTCGGGAAGCTGGCCTCTTCGGAGCGTCCCAACGCCGCCGCGACGTTCATCGCCTACCTCCTGGGCGACGAGGCGCAGGCCTACTTTACCGAGGGCACGAAAGAGTACAGCGTCACCGGCGGCGGCACACCCGACACCGTCCTAGGCGCCGCGCCCGCCATCGACCTCAACACGTTGGCCGACCTGGAGGCGACACTCGACCTACTCCGCGACGCGGGGTTGCTGTAG
- a CDS encoding iron ABC transporter permease, translating to MQIAERQPHKADSRLWWFMPVALVAAGVLVPVAYLFVRALAADPAEVAQLLFRPRTLVLLSNTFALSVSVWALASAIALPLAWLAVRAKTNYAGMLTLLGVLPLAIPGYVTAYALLGLFGDYGVLARTAGVMLPRPSGFVGATAALGFYTAPYLFLNLRAALLGLDPAQEEAARSLGLSPWATWRQVVLPQLRPAFLAGTLLVLLHVLGDFGVVSLMRFETLSYALYVQYTSAFDRTYASVIALVLMVLAALVLWGEARLLKGLRFARTASGTARPVPRTTLGRWTPIAVGFVALVALATVVAPLVTLSFWLVQAFDPAELPKLAEGAWNSVKAAAPAAVLAVALAFPLAWLGVRHDTATSRVAERMAYLGYATPPLAFALALIFFALGVLPFAYQTLGLLVVAFALHFLAEAIGPIRSALYQTPPRLEDAARALGRTRFGAFRAVTLPLAARGLWVGGAFVFLAAMKELPITFLLAPLGFDTLAMRVWSYTTEALFGAAAPFALAIVAIAAASVALLLRQERQA from the coding sequence ATGCAGATCGCCGAACGCCAACCGCACAAAGCCGATAGCCGGCTCTGGTGGTTTATGCCCGTTGCCCTCGTGGCAGCGGGTGTCCTGGTCCCGGTAGCCTACCTGTTCGTGCGCGCGCTGGCGGCGGACCCGGCGGAGGTGGCCCAGTTGCTCTTCCGGCCGCGGACGCTCGTGCTGCTTAGCAACACATTCGCGCTGAGCGTGAGCGTATGGGCGCTAGCCTCGGCGATTGCGCTGCCGCTGGCGTGGCTCGCGGTGCGGGCGAAGACCAACTATGCGGGCATGCTCACGCTCCTCGGCGTGCTGCCGCTGGCGATCCCCGGCTACGTCACTGCCTACGCCTTGCTCGGGCTCTTCGGCGACTACGGCGTGCTCGCGCGGACCGCCGGCGTGATGCTCCCGCGCCCGAGTGGCTTCGTCGGGGCGACGGCGGCGCTCGGGTTCTACACCGCGCCCTACCTCTTCCTCAACCTGCGCGCGGCTCTTCTCGGCCTCGACCCCGCGCAGGAGGAGGCGGCACGCTCGCTCGGCCTCAGCCCGTGGGCGACGTGGCGGCAGGTCGTGCTCCCGCAGTTGCGCCCGGCGTTCCTCGCTGGGACGCTGTTGGTGCTGCTCCACGTCCTCGGCGACTTCGGTGTGGTGTCGCTGATGCGCTTCGAGACGCTCAGCTACGCGCTCTACGTCCAGTACACCTCGGCGTTCGACCGGACGTATGCCTCGGTGATCGCGCTGGTGCTGATGGTGCTGGCGGCGCTGGTGCTCTGGGGCGAGGCGCGCCTCCTCAAGGGGCTGCGCTTCGCCCGGACGGCGAGTGGCACGGCACGCCCCGTCCCCCGCACGACGCTCGGGCGCTGGACGCCGATCGCCGTCGGCTTCGTCGCACTCGTGGCTCTCGCGACGGTCGTAGCGCCGCTCGTCACGCTGAGCTTCTGGCTCGTGCAAGCCTTTGACCCGGCAGAGTTGCCGAAGCTCGCAGAGGGAGCTTGGAACTCGGTCAAGGCGGCGGCGCCGGCGGCGGTGCTGGCCGTCGCACTCGCGTTCCCGCTGGCGTGGCTCGGCGTCCGCCACGACACGGCGACGAGCCGCGTCGCGGAGCGGATGGCCTACCTCGGCTATGCGACGCCGCCGCTGGCGTTTGCGCTCGCGCTGATTTTCTTCGCGCTCGGCGTGCTTCCGTTCGCCTACCAAACGCTAGGACTGCTCGTGGTCGCCTTCGCGCTGCATTTTTTGGCCGAGGCCATCGGGCCAATCCGGAGCGCGCTCTACCAGACGCCGCCGCGCCTCGAAGACGCAGCGCGGGCGCTCGGACGAACGCGGTTCGGGGCGTTCCGCGCGGTCACGCTGCCGCTTGCGGCGCGCGGGCTGTGGGTCGGCGGGGCGTTCGTCTTCCTCGCTGCGATGAAGGAGTTGCCGATCACGTTCCTCCTCGCCCCGCTCGGCTTCGACACGCTCGCGATGCGCGTCTGGAGCTACACCACGGAGGCGCTCTTC